One window of Candidatus Tanganyikabacteria bacterium genomic DNA carries:
- the tnpB gene encoding IS66 family insertion sequence element accessory protein TnpB encodes MRVLVAVEPVDFRSGIDGLARICRAQLGADPMTGTVFVFRSRRGISIKLLVYDGQGFWLCQKRLSVGRFRFWPTAGKSGGASLQAHELQVLLCGGDFSATRAAPPWRQVCITA; translated from the coding sequence ATGCGGGTACTAGTTGCGGTCGAGCCGGTGGACTTCCGGAGCGGCATCGACGGCCTGGCGCGGATCTGTCGCGCTCAGCTGGGGGCCGATCCCATGACCGGGACGGTCTTCGTCTTCCGGAGCCGCCGCGGCATCTCGATCAAGCTCCTGGTGTATGACGGCCAGGGCTTTTGGCTCTGCCAGAAGAGGCTTTCCGTCGGACGTTTTCGCTTCTGGCCGACCGCGGGCAAGAGCGGGGGTGCGAGCTTGCAGGCGCACGAGCTCCAGGTGCTGCTTTGTGGTGGCGATTTCTCGGCCACCCGGGCTGCGCCGCCCTGGCGCCAGGTCTGCATTACCGCATGA